The DNA segment TCTGCTGCGGAGCATCAACCGCATGAACGATCTGGTGGATGGCTGTCGCATTGAGGGCAAGATCCTGCTTGATGGTGAGGATATCTATGATCGCAGGACCGAGGTTGCCGAACTGCGCCGCCGGGTCGGTATGGTGTTCCAGAAGCCGAACCCCTTTCCCAAGAGTATTTACGAAAACGTCGCCTATGGCCTGAGAATTCAGGGCATCAATAACAAGCGAGTTTTGGATGAAGTGGTCGAGCGTTCGCTCTCGGGTGCGGCGTTGTGGGATGAAGTTAAGGATCGCCTGCACGAGAGTGCGCTGGGTATGTCCGGTGGTCAGCAGCAGCGTCTGGTCATTGCCCGTACGATCGCCGTTGAGCCCGAGGTGTTGCTGCTGGATGAACCGGCCTCGGCACTGGATCCGATCTCAACCCTGAAGATTGAAGAGCTGATCAACGAGCTTAAGTCCAAGTACACGATTGTTATCGTGACGCACAATATGCAGCAGGCTGCTCGTGTCTCCGACTACACCGCCTTTATGTATATGGGGGACCTGATCGAATTTGGTGATACAGATTCGCTCTTTACCAACCCCTCGAAGAAACAAACCGAAGACTACATTACCGGCCGTTACGGTTAACCCAGGAATCGCGGGACTATTATGGAAATTCAAACCGATGTACACACACAGCATATCTCGCAGCAGTTCAACGCCGAGCTGAACGAGGTCAAAAACCGGCTGTTGGCGATGGGCGGCCTGGTGGAAAAGCAAGTCACTGACGCCATTGAAGCCCTGATCACCGCGGATAGTGATCTGGCCAAGAGCGTGCGTGAGAAAGATGATCTGATCAATGATATGGAACTGGCGATCGATGAAGAGTGCACCCGCATTCTGGCGCGTCGGCAGCCCGCTGCCAGTGATTTGCGTCTGGTGGTAGCCTGCTCGAAAGCCGCCAGTGACCTTGAGCGCGTGGGAGATGAAGCGACCAAGGTGGCACGTCATGCCATCGATTTGTGCGAGCAGGGAGAGTCGCCACGAGGCTATGTGGAAACCCGCCATATTGGCAACATGGTGCGCAGCATGATCAAGGATAGCCTGACGGCGTTCGCGCGCTTTGATACCAGTATGGCGCTCAAAGTGGCCAAGGCCGACAAGTCGGTTGATCTTGAGTACAAAAGCGCCATGCGAGAGCTGGTGACCTTTATGATGGAGGATCCACGCAGTATCTCCCGTGTGCTCAACGTGATCTGGGTGCTGCGTTCGCTGGAGCGAATCGGGGATCTGGCGCGCAATATCGCTGAGCATGTCATCTATTTGGTCAAGGGCACCGATGTCCGTCATCTCAGCTACAAAGAGCTTAAGCGGGAACTGAAAGATTAGCCCCTTTCCCCTGTATGCTTGCGCTATTATTAGGTGCAGTATTAACGATGCGGGATGGCTATGAAGAAGATCAGAGTGCTGGTGGTGGACGATGCTTCCTTTATCAGGGATTTGGTAAAGAAAACCGTTCGTGGCCAGTTTCCCCACTTTGTGGTTGAGGATGCGATCAATGGCCGAAAGGCCCAGGTCATGCTGCAAAAAGATCCCTATGATCTGATTCTCTGCGATTGGGAGATGCCCGAGCTCAGTGGGCTCGAGCTGCTGCAATGGATGCGCAACGAGCAATCACTCGATACCCCCTTTATTATGGTGACCAGCCGAGGCGATCGGGACAACGTGGTAGCGGCGGTGCAATCGGGGGTTTCGGAATATATCGGCAAGCCCTTTTCCAGCGAGGCGTTGCTGAAGAAAATTATCAAGGTGCTGTCTCGCCGCCATTCGGCTGAAGAACTCAGAGGCAGTGGTAAGCCGGACCCAATGCCCACCGGCAGTGCGGGCGCCTTAACTGGGGGAACTCACGCGGGTTCAGTATCGGCGCTGACCCAGTCGGCTGCCCCGCAACCCGCCCCCAGCGCGCCGGCCCAGAATGAATCCGTATCGGCATTGACCGGCGGTGCGTCGGTGCCTCCCCCATCACCCACTCCAGCGTCACAAAAAACGGGTTCAAAAGGCAGCGCTGCTCAGCTCAGATTCCCTGATATGACCGTCGATTGTGTGATTCAGGCGTTGAGCCTGAAAGAGCTTAAAGCGGTGATTAGACGCGGCGATACAATTCCCGAGTTATTATCCCAGGCCGTAGCCGACCTGGAGCAAGCCGATGACCAGGAAGTGGCAAGAATTAACGGTTATGTGAGTAAGCTTGAGGCGGCTGAGCCAAAAATGGATAGCGCCCTTATTACGATCCATATTCGTTTTGTCGACGACGATCCACAAAAGATGGAGTATTTGTCGAAAATGATTGCCGGTGGCACGGGGAAAAAATACTTCTAATAATACCGATCCAAGTGCTCTCGATCTGAACGTTACTAAGCCGCAGTTTAGCCAATTTGTAGTTAGCAAACCTGACTTGTAGTATAACTACAAGTCTCGGCCGCCGGCCGAATTCACGGTGAAAGAAAGCGTTTGCAGTATGGCCACAAAATTGATTACCGACATTGAGTTACGCCTTGGCACGTTACGGAAATCCGAGGTCAAGGTAGCCGAGTATGTGTTGCAGCAGCCTGGAGCGATTATTCACCAGAGTATTGCCGAGCTGGCGGCGGCTTCGACGGTCAGCGAACCTACGGTACTGCGTTTCTGCCGTGCGGTTGGTTGTGATGGATTCCAGGATTTCAAACTTAAGCTGGCGCAAAGTCTGGCGACAAGCAGTGGCTTCGCTCAGGTCGATATCGATGAAGGTGACGATACCTCCGATTACAAGCGTAAAATCTTTGATACTACGATAGCTGCTCTGGCCCAGACTCGAGACCGGTTGGACCCGGTGGCTCTGGAGAATGCCATAGGGCCATTGTCAGAAGCGAAACGAATTGAGTTCTTTGGTTTTGGCGCTTCGGGTGCTGTTGCCTCGGATGCCCAGCATAAGTTTTTCCGTTTGCAGGTCGCCACGGCGGCTTATTCGGACCCTCATATGCAAGCCATGTCGGCAGCGACCATGGCGCCCGGTGATCTTGTCGTGGCGATTTCCCAAACGGGTCGAACCCGGGAGTTAATTCACAGTGTACGTCAGGTGCAGGAGCGTGGTGCCCAGGTGATAGGGATCTGCCCGGCCAATACTCCCCTGGCAGAATTGAGTGATTATCCGATTTTGATCGATGTTCTCGAAGACACCGAAGTCTATACACCCCTGACGTCCCGAATTGTCCATCTGGTGGTGATTGATATTCTGGCCATGGGACTGGCAGTGGCAAGAGGTCCAGAGCTGGAAGAGCAGCTCAAGACAGTAAAGCGCAATTTACGCAGCTTACGTTTGAATCAACGATAATGTAACTTTATGCGCTATTTTGGTGCATTGCCGGTTTTGGCAAATGTGTCGTAAGGAAACAGTTGTTACGATAGTTGTGGTTCAGATCACAGCTTTCTGCACCCTATGGTAGCACTGGACTTA comes from the Aestuariirhabdus haliotis genome and includes:
- the pstB gene encoding phosphate ABC transporter ATP-binding protein PstB codes for the protein MSQANTLNATPSVDQTTESAGRTHGIDTTSLGRSRQNLTLDQENICMEINDLDLYYGEKKALNKINLSIPKQRVTAFIGPSGCGKSTLLRSINRMNDLVDGCRIEGKILLDGEDIYDRRTEVAELRRRVGMVFQKPNPFPKSIYENVAYGLRIQGINNKRVLDEVVERSLSGAALWDEVKDRLHESALGMSGGQQQRLVIARTIAVEPEVLLLDEPASALDPISTLKIEELINELKSKYTIVIVTHNMQQAARVSDYTAFMYMGDLIEFGDTDSLFTNPSKKQTEDYITGRYG
- the phoU gene encoding phosphate signaling complex protein PhoU; this translates as MEIQTDVHTQHISQQFNAELNEVKNRLLAMGGLVEKQVTDAIEALITADSDLAKSVREKDDLINDMELAIDEECTRILARRQPAASDLRLVVACSKAASDLERVGDEATKVARHAIDLCEQGESPRGYVETRHIGNMVRSMIKDSLTAFARFDTSMALKVAKADKSVDLEYKSAMRELVTFMMEDPRSISRVLNVIWVLRSLERIGDLARNIAEHVIYLVKGTDVRHLSYKELKRELKD
- a CDS encoding response regulator produces the protein MKKIRVLVVDDASFIRDLVKKTVRGQFPHFVVEDAINGRKAQVMLQKDPYDLILCDWEMPELSGLELLQWMRNEQSLDTPFIMVTSRGDRDNVVAAVQSGVSEYIGKPFSSEALLKKIIKVLSRRHSAEELRGSGKPDPMPTGSAGALTGGTHAGSVSALTQSAAPQPAPSAPAQNESVSALTGGASVPPPSPTPASQKTGSKGSAAQLRFPDMTVDCVIQALSLKELKAVIRRGDTIPELLSQAVADLEQADDQEVARINGYVSKLEAAEPKMDSALITIHIRFVDDDPQKMEYLSKMIAGGTGKKYF
- the hexR gene encoding transcriptional regulator HexR, which encodes MATKLITDIELRLGTLRKSEVKVAEYVLQQPGAIIHQSIAELAAASTVSEPTVLRFCRAVGCDGFQDFKLKLAQSLATSSGFAQVDIDEGDDTSDYKRKIFDTTIAALAQTRDRLDPVALENAIGPLSEAKRIEFFGFGASGAVASDAQHKFFRLQVATAAYSDPHMQAMSAATMAPGDLVVAISQTGRTRELIHSVRQVQERGAQVIGICPANTPLAELSDYPILIDVLEDTEVYTPLTSRIVHLVVIDILAMGLAVARGPELEEQLKTVKRNLRSLRLNQR